The sequence GCCCCGGCGACGATGAAGGAGGCGCAGGTGGAGATGTTGTAGGAGCCGGAGGCATCGCCCCCGGTGCCGACCACGTCCACCGCCTCCGCCGGCGCGTCCACCCGCAGCATCTTGGAGCGCATGGTGGTGACGGCGCCGGCAATCTCCTCGATCGCCTCGCCGCGCACCCGCAGCGCCATGAGAATGGCGCCGATCTGGGAGGGCGTCGCCTCGCCCGACATCATCACGTCGAAGGCGGCGGCGGCTTCCGCGCGCGTCAGCGTGGTGCCGGTCGCCAGCTTGCCGATAATGGGCTTGAGATTGTCCATCTGGCTCTGCGTCCCCGCCTGTTGTGCCGCGCTCACGCCGCCCGCTCCCGGCCGGGGCCGGCATTCCAGGCGCGCGCGAGATCGAGGAAATTCTTGAGAATGGTGCGGCCGTGTTCGGAGGCGATGCTCTCCGGGTGGAATTGCACGCCATGCACGGGCAGCGTGGTGTGCGACAGGCCCATGATGAGGCCGTCATCGGTCTCGGCCGTCACCGCCAGCGTGTCGGGCAGCGTGTCGCGCTTCACCACCAGCGAGTGGTAGCGCGTCGCCTTGAGCGGCCCGTTGATGCCATGGAACACGCCGTCATTGCGGTGGTGGATTTCCGACAGCTTGCCATGGATCGGTTGCGGCGCCCGCACCACGTCGCCGCCGAACACCTGGCCGATGGCCTGGTGCCCGAGGCAGACGCCGAACACCGGCACGCCGTCCTTCGCGGCGCGCTCGATGAGCGCGCAGGAAATTCCGGCCTCGTTGGGGGTCGCCGGGCCGGGCGAAATCACGATCGCCTCCGGCTTCAGCGCCATCGCCTCATCGACGGTGAGCGTATCGTTGCGGCGCACCTCCACCTCGGCGCCGAGCCCGCCAATGTAGTGGACGAGGTTCCAGGTGAAGCTGTCGTAATTGTCGATGAGCAGGATCATCGTGCGTCCATCCGCCGGCCTCATGCCGGCTGTGAGAAGGTCTAGGGGCTGTTCCGGCGCGGGGTCAAGCCGCGCCGGCGGGCGATGGTCTCTATCGCCAGCCCCGCCATCGCTCGTGGCGCCGATCCCTGCTCATCGCCTCACTGCCCTCTGCCGGCCCGGGCGGCGAAGCGCACGGCTTCCTCGCCGGCGCGGAACAGCGCCTTGGCCTTGTTGACGCATTCCTGCTGCTCGCTTTCGGGCACGGAATCATAGACGATGCCGGCGCCCGCCTGCACATACATCCGCCCGTCTTTCACCACGGCGGTGCGCAGCACGATGCAGGTGTCCATCTCGCCATCGGCGCCGAAATAGCCGATGGCGCCGGCATAGATGCCGCGCTTGTCGCGCTCCAGCTCGTCGATGATCTCCATCGCCCGCACCTTCGGCGCACCCGACACCGTGCCGGCAGGGAAACCCGCGGCCAGCGCGTCCAGCGCGTCGCGGCGCGGGTCGAGCGCGCCTTCGACATTGGAGACGATGTGCATGACCTGACTGTAGCGCTCGATGAAGAAGCTGTCGGTCACCTCCACCGAGCCGATCTTCGCCACGCGGCCGACATCGTTGCGGCCGAGATCGAGCAGCATCAGATGTTCGGCCCGCTCCTTCGGGTCGGCGAGGAGTTCGTCCTCCAGCGCCTTGTCCTCATGCGGAGTGGCGCCGCGCCGGCGGGTGCCGGCGATCGGGCGGATGGTGACGGTGTCGTTCCGCAGGCGCACCAGGATTTCCGGGCTGGAACAGACCAGCGAGAAGCCGCCGAAGTTGAAATAGACGAGGAACGGCGCCGGGTTGATCCGCCGCAGTGCCCGGTAGAGCGAGAAGGGCGGCAGCGCGAAGGGGGCCTCGAAACGCTGGGAAAGCACCACCTGGAAGATGTCGCCGGCGCGGATATATTCCTTAGCCCGCTCGACCATGTCGCGATAGGCCGCCGGCTCGGTGTTGGACTGCGGCTCCACCGCCTGGTGGAAGGCGTCTTCGGAGGGCAGGTTGGGCAGCGCGCTGTCGAGGGCGGCGACCACCTTCTCCAGCCGCTCGCGCGCCGCTTCATAGGCGGCGGTGGCCGTCATATCGGGCGTCGGGCGCACGGGGGTGACGACGGTAATTTCGTCGCGCACCGCGTCGAACACCACCATGACGGTGGGGCGGATGAAGATCGAATCCGGCACGTCGATGACATCGGGCTTGGGCGCGGGAAGCCGCTCCATCTGCCGCACCATGTCATAGCCGAGATAGCCGAACACGCCCGCCGCCATGGGCGGGGCGCCTTCCGGCAGATGAATGCGCGATTCCTCCACCAGCCGGCGCAGCGAGACCAGCGGCTTGTCCGGGCAGGGCTCGAAGGCGTCGGCGTGGCTGGCGGCGCGGCGGTTGATCTCCGCCTTGTCGCCATGGCAGCGCCAGATCACATCCGGCTCGATACCGATCATGGAGTAGCGCCCGCGCGTGGCGCCACCCTCGACCGATTCGAGCAGGAAGCTGTTCGGCCGCTCGCCGGCGATCTTGAGGAAGGCCGAGACCGGGGTTTCGAGATCGGCGATGAGCGTGGTGGTGACCACCTGCGCCTCGCCGCGCTGATAGGCGGCGGCAAAATCCGCCGCTTCGGGAGTGAGGCTCATGACCCGCGTTCCGCCTCAGTTCACCGCGTCGGTGCCGACGATCTGGTCGAGCGCGGCGCGGTTGATGCGGGCGCCGAGCCGGCTCTGCAGCTCGACCAGATACTCCGTCATCAGGTCGTTCTCCATGCTCGTGCGCAGGTCGGACAGCAGCTTCTCGTCGGTGGCGGCGGTGGCCGCCGGCACGACGGCGCGCAGCACCTGGAAGAGCAGCCGGCTGTCGCCACCCTCGGCCAGAGCGCTGCCGACGCCACCCTCGGGGGTCTCGAACACGGCGGCCATGATGTCCTGCGGCACGCCGTCGGCGGTGCGGCCACGGCGCAGGCCGTTGGCGGCGCGCAGTTCGAGCCCGGCCGCGGTCACCGCCTGATCGAAGGGGGTGCCGGCGGCAATCTTGGCCTTGATCTCCTCGACCTTCTTGTCGAGCGCCTGCGCGGCCTGGTCCTGTTTCCAGCGCTCCAGAACCTGCGCGCGCGCCTCCTCGAAGCTGCGGTCGCGCGGCGGGGTGATCTCATCGACCTGGTACCAGACATAGCCGCCATTCTGCGGCAGCTGGACGGGCTCGTTCTCCTCGCCGACCGCGGTGGCGAAGGCGCCGCGCAGCACGTCCGAACGCGCGGGGAAGGAAGCGATCGCGCTGCCGTCCGGGGCCTGGCCCTGAACGCTGGTGTCGAAATTCTGCACGGTGAGCCCGAACTTGCCGGCGACCTCGGCGAGCTGCGCGCCGCCAGCGCGCTCGTCCTCGATCTTGTCATAGGTCGCGAGCATCGCCCGGCGGGCGGCATTAACCTGCAGCGCCGCCTTGATCGCCGGCGCCACTTCCTCCAGCGGCTGGACGCTGCCGGGGGTGATGGCGCCGATATGGACGATGACCGGGCCGAAGCGGCCGGCGATCACATCGCTGGTGCCGTTGGCGGGCAGGGAGAAGGCGGCGTCGGCCACCTGCCGGTCGATGATGTCGGCGCGCGAGACATCGCCGAGATCGACATCCTTGGCGCTCAGTTTGCGCTCGGCGACGATGTCGGCAAAGGCCGTGCCGGACTTGATGCGGTCGGCGGCGGCCTTGGCTTCTTCCTCATTGGGGAAGACGAGCTGCTGCACGACGCGCTTTTCCGGCGTCCCATAGGTGGAGAGATTGGCGTCGTAGGCGGCCTTGACCTCGGCGTCGGAAACGGCCTCGCTGGCCGCCAGCGCCTCGGGGGTGAGCACCAGCACGCCGATCTTGCGGTATTCCGGCGCGCGGAACGCGACCTTGCGTTCGTCGAAGAACTTGCGCAGCTCCTCGTCCGACGGGTCGGCCGGAGCGGCGAGGGAGGCGGGGGTCAGCATCGCGTAATTGACCGAGCGTTCCTCGCCCTCATAGCGGGCGAGCGCGCCCTTGAGCACGGCCGGCACTTCGATGCCGCCGCCCAGCGACTGGATCAGCTGCTGGCGCAGCGCCAGCGCGCGCTCCGCCGCGACGAAGCGCGCCTCGGTGAAGCCGTTGGAGCGCAGGAGCTGGTTGAAATAGGCCGGATCGAAACTGCCGCTGGGGCCGTGGAAGGCCGGGTTCGACTGCACCCGCCGCGCGATCTCCTCATCCGACAGGGCGAGGCCGAGCGCCTTTGCCTGGTCGTTGAGCGCCGCCTCGGCCAGCTGCTCGTTCAGCAACTGGTCGGGAATGCCGAAGGCCCGCGCCTGATCCGGCGTGATGCCGCGCTTGAGCTGCTGGCTGATCTGCTGCAGCCGCTCCTGGTAGAGCTGCCGGAACTCCGGCACCGTGATCTCGGTGTCGCCGATGGTCGCCAGCGTCTGGCTGCCGAAGCCGCGGAACACGTCGGCGATGCCCCAGACCGCGAAGCTGAGGATGAGGAGACCCATCAGGATCTTGGCGACAATTCCGGAAGCGCTCTTGCGCAGGGTCTCAAGCATATGATTCTCGTCTGGCGTCGTGCGGGCGACGGCCCGGGGCGCGAAAGGCGCGCATAATAGGGAGGCGACCCCGTCGCCGCAACGGCACTTCTGCGGCCTTCCCGCGACGAAAGCCGCTGCACAGGCGACCTTGCTCTGTTAAGAGGCGGGGCGCGGAGCTTTCATAGTGCAGGAGCTTGGAACGGTATGAAGATGCGTCGTCCGCTGGTCGCTGGCAATTGGAAGATGAACGGCCTCAAGGGCTCGCTCGCCGAGTTCGCCGCCATCGTCGAAGGCTATGACGCCGCAATGGCGGCTAAGGCCGATCTGCTGGTCAGCCCGCCGGCGACACTGCTTTCCGCATTCGCGGCTGCGGCAGGCGCTGTCGGCGTCGGCGGGCAGGATTGCCACGCCAAGCCCTTCGGCGCCCATACCGGGGACATCGCCGCCGAGATGCTGGCCGATGCCGGGGCGCGGGCCGTCATCGTTGGTCACTCCGAGCGGCGTCAGGACCATCGCGAGAGCAATGGCCAGGTGCGTGCCAAGGCCGAGGCGGCGCGCCGCGCGGGCCTCGTCGCCATCGTCTGCGTCGGCGAGACGCGGGAGGAGCGTGAGGCGGGGCAGGCGCTCGATGTGGTGCGTGGCCAGCTTGAGGGCTCGATCCCGGACGGCGCCACCGCCGCCGATCTGGTCGTGGCCTATGAGCCGGTCTGGGCGATCGGGACCGGCCTCACCCCCACCAATAACGACATCGCCGAGATGCATGCCACGCTGCGTGGGGCGCTCACCGCGCGCTTCGGCGCCGAGGGGGAGGGGTTCCGCCTGCTCTATGGCGGCTCCGTGAAGCCGGAGAACGCGCGCGAGATTCTCGCTGTGCCGGATGTGGACGGCGCGCTGGTCGGTGGCGCGAGCCTCAAGGCGGAGTCTTTTCTCGCCATTGCGCGCGCCTATCTGTAAGGCGGCGTTTCCAGCCGCCCGCCAACAATCCCTGTGGTCGGGCGGCTGGAAACGCCGGGCGCAATCGTGTAGGAACGCGCCAACACGTGCGGCGGGCGAGTTCAGGAGTGGGCTCGCGTGCCGCTGCATGAGCATTTTGAAGGCGTCAGATGCAAACCGTACTCATCGTCATCCATCTCATGGTCGTGCTGGCCCTGATCGGCGTGGTGCTGATTCAGCGTTCCGAAGGGGGCGGGCTCGGCATTGGCGGCGGGGGAGGCGGTGGCGGCGGCTTCTTCAGCGCCCGTGGGACGGCGAATGTGCTGACCCGCGCGACGGCGATTCTGGCCGGTCTGTTCTTCCTCACCAGCCTGTCGCTCACCATTCTCGCCGGTTGGGGCCGCGGTCCGACGACGATTTTCAATGCCCCGGCCGCCGTTCCCGGCGCGCCCTCGGCGCCTGCTCCCGGCGGCTCCGTGCTGGACCAGCTCAACGCCGCCCAGCCCGCGCCGCCGGCCGCTCCCGCCGCGCCGCAGGCTCCGCAGTCGCAGTGATAACGGTGCCGCGTCGACACGCGTCGGCGCGGCCCTCGGTTTAGCCACAGGCGGGCGCCCGTTCGGCAAGGCGGGCCCTCGTCGAATCGCGTTTTTGCCGGTAGAAACCAAAACCCATGGCGCGCTACATCTTCATCACCGGCGGCGTCGTGTCCTCGCTTGGCAAGGGCCTCGCCTCCGCCGCACTCGGTGCATTGTTGCAGGCCCGTGGGTACAAGACCCGGCTGCGCAAGCTCGACCCCTATCTCAACGTCGATCCGGGCACGATGAGCCCGTATCAGCACGGCGAAGTCTTCGTCACCGATGACGGTGCCGAGACCGATCTCGACCTCGGCCATTACGAGCGTTTCACCGGCCGTCCCGCGACCAAGCAGGACAACATCACCACCGGGCGCATCTATCAGGACATCCTCACCAAGGAGCGGCGCGGCGACTATCTCGG comes from Ancylobacter polymorphus and encodes:
- a CDS encoding anthranilate synthase component II, encoding MILLIDNYDSFTWNLVHYIGGLGAEVEVRRNDTLTVDEAMALKPEAIVISPGPATPNEAGISCALIERAAKDGVPVFGVCLGHQAIGQVFGGDVVRAPQPIHGKLSEIHHRNDGVFHGINGPLKATRYHSLVVKRDTLPDTLAVTAETDDGLIMGLSHTTLPVHGVQFHPESIASEHGRTILKNFLDLARAWNAGPGRERAA
- the trpE gene encoding anthranilate synthase component I; translation: MSLTPEAADFAAAYQRGEAQVVTTTLIADLETPVSAFLKIAGERPNSFLLESVEGGATRGRYSMIGIEPDVIWRCHGDKAEINRRAASHADAFEPCPDKPLVSLRRLVEESRIHLPEGAPPMAAGVFGYLGYDMVRQMERLPAPKPDVIDVPDSIFIRPTVMVVFDAVRDEITVVTPVRPTPDMTATAAYEAARERLEKVVAALDSALPNLPSEDAFHQAVEPQSNTEPAAYRDMVERAKEYIRAGDIFQVVLSQRFEAPFALPPFSLYRALRRINPAPFLVYFNFGGFSLVCSSPEILVRLRNDTVTIRPIAGTRRRGATPHEDKALEDELLADPKERAEHLMLLDLGRNDVGRVAKIGSVEVTDSFFIERYSQVMHIVSNVEGALDPRRDALDALAAGFPAGTVSGAPKVRAMEIIDELERDKRGIYAGAIGYFGADGEMDTCIVLRTAVVKDGRMYVQAGAGIVYDSVPESEQQECVNKAKALFRAGEEAVRFAARAGRGQ
- a CDS encoding SurA N-terminal domain-containing protein, encoding MLETLRKSASGIVAKILMGLLILSFAVWGIADVFRGFGSQTLATIGDTEITVPEFRQLYQERLQQISQQLKRGITPDQARAFGIPDQLLNEQLAEAALNDQAKALGLALSDEEIARRVQSNPAFHGPSGSFDPAYFNQLLRSNGFTEARFVAAERALALRQQLIQSLGGGIEVPAVLKGALARYEGEERSVNYAMLTPASLAAPADPSDEELRKFFDERKVAFRAPEYRKIGVLVLTPEALAASEAVSDAEVKAAYDANLSTYGTPEKRVVQQLVFPNEEEAKAAADRIKSGTAFADIVAERKLSAKDVDLGDVSRADIIDRQVADAAFSLPANGTSDVIAGRFGPVIVHIGAITPGSVQPLEEVAPAIKAALQVNAARRAMLATYDKIEDERAGGAQLAEVAGKFGLTVQNFDTSVQGQAPDGSAIASFPARSDVLRGAFATAVGEENEPVQLPQNGGYVWYQVDEITPPRDRSFEEARAQVLERWKQDQAAQALDKKVEEIKAKIAAGTPFDQAVTAAGLELRAANGLRRGRTADGVPQDIMAAVFETPEGGVGSALAEGGDSRLLFQVLRAVVPAATAATDEKLLSDLRTSMENDLMTEYLVELQSRLGARINRAALDQIVGTDAVN
- the tpiA gene encoding triose-phosphate isomerase, coding for MKMRRPLVAGNWKMNGLKGSLAEFAAIVEGYDAAMAAKADLLVSPPATLLSAFAAAAGAVGVGGQDCHAKPFGAHTGDIAAEMLADAGARAVIVGHSERRQDHRESNGQVRAKAEAARRAGLVAIVCVGETREEREAGQALDVVRGQLEGSIPDGATAADLVVAYEPVWAIGTGLTPTNNDIAEMHATLRGALTARFGAEGEGFRLLYGGSVKPENAREILAVPDVDGALVGGASLKAESFLAIARAYL
- the secG gene encoding preprotein translocase subunit SecG; translation: MQTVLIVIHLMVVLALIGVVLIQRSEGGGLGIGGGGGGGGGFFSARGTANVLTRATAILAGLFFLTSLSLTILAGWGRGPTTIFNAPAAVPGAPSAPAPGGSVLDQLNAAQPAPPAAPAAPQAPQSQ